Within the Streptomyces vilmorinianum genome, the region GCCCGCGACCATGAGGGCGGAGACGAAGAGCGGGACCATGCCGGGGACGATCGCCCCGACGAACGCGGCGGACGTCAGCGATCCGCCGTACATGGCGGCGAGGAAGAACGGGACCCCCGCACCGCAGATGATCTTGGCCGCGGGGCCGGGCCGCACCGCCGCGAGCCGCCGCCGGCGCCGCCACAGGGCGGGCGCCAGGACCACGAGGGGCACACCGAAGCGCAGCAGGGCGGCGTCGGCGGGCAGCAGCGTGGAGGCGCTCAGCGCACGGGCGCTGAGCGCGAACGCGGCCCAGATGGTCACGGTGAGCAGCAGCGCGATCAGACCGACGACCTGCGGGGAGAGCGCCATGGGCCCCCTTGCCCGCCTGGACTCCCCCGGCCCGTCGGCACCGCGGGCCGAGGGCCGGCCTGTGGGGGGTGCCCCCACCGTTTGCGTCACGACCACCGAATGTTCCTCCCGCTCGAAGCCAGAGCAACGGTAGAGCTTTCGGTGGAGCAGGCGATTGCCAGTTCTGCCCTCCAGCCATAGCGTGGGGGCAGAATCTGCCAAGAACGACGTAAGAAGTGACGATGGACGCTGTGGACTTCCAGATCATCCACGAGTTGCAGGCGGACGGCCGGCTGTCCAACCAGGACCTCGCCGACCGGATCCGGCTGTCCCCCTCGCCCTGTCTGCGCCGGGTCCGCCGCCTGGAGGAGTCGGGCCTGATCAGCGGCTACACGGCCATGGTGGACCAGGTCGCCTTCGGTCTGCCGATCACCGTCTTCGTACGGATCCGCCTGGAACGCCACACCGCCGACGCGGTCAACGTCTTCGAGGAGCACGTCGGCCTCATCGATCACATCCAGGACTGCTATCTGATGGCGGGCAGCAGCGACTACCTGCTCAGGGTCGTCATCGAGAGCCTGGAGGCGTACGAAGTCCTGGTGCGCACCCGCATCCACGCCATCCCGGGCATCGCGTCGATCGAGTCCAGCTTCGCCTTCGGCAGCGTCAAGCAGTCCAAGGTCTTCCCGCGCCCGGGCGTCCCGTCCCGCCCGCGCGCCGGTGGCCCGGTCAGGTGAGGGCGGACTCGAAGGCCGCGTACGCCGCCTCGTCGAAGAGGACGAACCTGACCTCCTCGACGTTCGTCCGCGTGGCACGCACCGTCTCGACCGCGATGCGCGCGCCGTCGTCCATGGGCCAGCCGTAGATGCCCGTCGAGACGGCGGGGAAGGCCACGGTACGAGCGCCCAGCTCGTCGGCCACGCGGAGCGACTCCCGGTAGCACGACGCCAGCTGCTCCGACCGGTCCTCCTCGCGGGACCAGACCGGGCCGACGGTGTGGATCACCCAGCGCGCGTCCAGGCGGCCCGCCGTCGTGGCGACGGCCCGGCCGGTCCGCAGGCCGCCGCCGTAGTGACCCGCGCGGAGCTTGCGGCACTCCTCCAGGATGGCGGGGCCGCCCTTGCGGTGGATGGCGCCGTCGACGCCGCCTCCGCCCAGGAGGGAGGAGTTCGCGGCGTTGACGATGGCGTCGACGTGCTGCTCGGTGATGTCTCCGCGGACCAGGACGAGGGACGGCTGTGTGCTCATGGGGCCATCATCCTTCGCCGCACGCGTGATGCGCGGGGGGGCCGTACGGCGGTCAGTTCCGTGTCGCGCGCAGTCGACGCCAGACCGCCTTCGCCGCGTTGTGCCCGGACATGCCGTGCACGCCCGGACCCGGCGGGGTCGCGGAGGAGCAGAGGAAGACCGCGGGGTGCGGGGTGTTGTACGGGAACAGGGACAGCTTGGGGCGCAGCAGCAGCTGGAGCCCGCGGGCCGCGCCGCAGGCGATGTCGCCGCCCACGTAGTTGGCGTTGCGTGCGGCGAGTTCGGGCGGTCCGGCGGTGGCGCGGGCCAGGACCAGGTCGCGGAAGCCGGGGGCGAACCGCTCGATCTGACGCTCGATCGCGTCGGTGAGGTCGCCCTCCCAGCCGTTCGGGACGTGGCCGTACGCCCAGAAGACGTGCTTGCCCTCGGGCGCGCGGGCCGGGTCGACGAGGCTGGGCTGGGCGGTGATGAGGAAGGGCGCGCGGGGGGCCGTGCCGGAGGACGCCTGGCGCAGCGCCGCGCCGATCTCGCCGCTGGTGGGGCCGATCTGGACGGTGCCGGCCGTGCGGGGCGCCTGCGCCGTCCACGGCACCGGGCCGTCGAGCGCGTAGTCGACCTTGAAGACGCTCGCGCCGTAGCGGTACGCGTCGTAGTACCCGCCGAACCCCGCGATCCGGGCGAGGGCGGTGGGCGAGGTGTCGAAGACGTACGCGCGGGCGGGCGGCAGGTCGTCGAGCCGCTTGACCTCGTAGTCGGTGTGGACGGCGCCGCCCAGTGCCTTCAGGTACGCGGTGAGGGCGTCCGAGATCGACTGGGAGCCGCCTCGGGGCATCGGCCAGCCGCCCTCGTGCGCGGCGAGCGCGAAGACGAGACCGACCGCCGTGGTGGCGAACCCCCCCAGCGGGGCGATGACATGACCGACGAGACCGGCGAACAGGGCGCGCGCCTTGTCGTCCTGGAAGCGGCGCATGAGCCAGGTCGAGGGCCGCAGGCCGTCGAGGCCGAACCGGGCGAGCGTGACGGGGTCGCGGGGCAGCGCGGTGAGCGGCAGGGACATGAAGTCCCGTGTCAGGGTGTCCCACTTGCCGAGGTACGGGGCGACGAGCCGGCGGTACGTGCCGGCGTCGCGCGGCCCGAAGGAGGCGGCGGTCTCGGCGACGGAGCGGGAGAGCACGGCGGCGGTGCCGTCGTCCCAGGGGTGGGCCATGGGCAGGTGCGGGTGCAGCCATTCGAGCCCGTACCGCTCCAGCGGCATCGTCTTGAAGACGGGCGAGCCGACTCCCAGCGGGTGCACGGCGGAACAGGGGTCGTGCAGGAAGCCGGGGAGGGTCAGCTCCTCCGTCCTGGCGCCGCCTCCCACGGTGGACTTCGCCTCGAACACGGCGACGGAGAAGCCGCGTCGGGCGAGTTCCACGGCGGCGGTCAGTCCGTTGGGTCCCGCCCCCACGACGACGGCATCGAGCATCGACGGCACCTTCGGACTCCTTCGTCAGCCGATGGCCAAGGCTCCCAGGATATTCCTGTGCCCCGGCCGCCCTCAGTGGCCCCTCAGCAGTGTCCGGATCCGGTCGGCGGTGGCCCGGTCGCGTGCCGCGGTGAACGGCAGTGCGTTGCCTCCGGTGATACGGAACGGCTCGCCGGCAAGCGTGGTGTGTTCGCCGCCCGCCTCGGTCACCAGGAGCAGTCCGGCCGCGTGGTCCCAGGCGTACTCCCAGGAGAAGGCGAGGGCGTCGATGAGACCCCGGGCCACGTCGAGGTATTCGAGGCCGGCGGAGCCGCAGGGGCGCGGGTGGACGCCGTCCGCGTTCAGGCCGAGCAGGGCGCGCTTCTGGTCGGGCGTGGTGTAGTCGGGGTGGGAGGTGGCGACCTCCAGGACCGCGCCCGGCGCCGGCGAACCCGACCGTATCGGCTCCCCGTTGAGGGTCGCTCCGCGTCCGCGCACCGCGACCGCCATCTCGTCGAGGGCGGGCGCGTAGGTCCAGGAGGCGAGCACCTCGCCGCGTCGGGCGAGCGCGACCAGGGTGCAGAAGCCGGGCTCGCCGCGCACGAACTGGCGGGTGCCGTCGACCGGGTCCACGATCCAGACCGGGGCGTCGCCCTGGAGCGCGTCGTAGACGGCCGGGTCGGCGTGCACGGCCTCCTCGCCGACGACCACCGAGCCGGGCAGCAGCTCCGTGAGGGACGCGGTCAGGTGGGCCTCCGCGGCTCGGTCGGCGACCGTCACCAGGTCGTGGGGCCCGTTCTTCTCGACGATCTCGTGGGCGGCGAGCTGCCGGAAGCGCGGCATGATCTCGGCGGCGGCCGCCTTGCGGAGCGCCTCCTCCACCTCGGTCGTGCCACCGGCGAGGACGTGGTCAAGGAAGTCTTCGATCATGCGTCCAGCTAAGCACGGCGGGCTGACAAACAGAGCATCCGGCTTGTCACTCTCCGTTTCCCCGCGGAGTACGCTGTGGCCGAGTCGATCCCTTACGGGGAAGGGAGGGCCCGTGCACGGCGAGTACAAGGTTCCCGGCGGCAAGCTCGTGGTCGTCGACCTGGAGACGCGCGACGGCGTCCTCGCGGACGTCCGGGTCGCGGGCGACTTCTTCCTGGAGCCGGACGAGGCGATCCTCGCCATCGACCGCGCACTGGAGGGCGCGCCCGCCGACACGGACGCGCCGGGGCTCGCGGCCCGGATCGACGCGGCGCTGCCGCCGGGCACGGAGATGTTCGGGCTGACCACGGAGGGCATCGGGGTCGCGGTCCGCCGGGCCCTCGCGCACGCCACCGACTGGACCGACTACGACTGGCAGCTGATCCACGAGTCGCCGCAGTCCCCCGCCCTGCACATGGCCCTGGACGAGGTCCTCACCGCCGAGGTCTCGGCGGGCCGCCGCGCGCCGACCCTGCGGGTGTGGGAGTGGGGCGCCCCGGCCGTGGTGATCGGCAGTTTCCAGTCGCTGCGCAACGAGGTGGACCCGGAGGCGGCCGAGCGGCACGGCTTCGAGGTGGTCCGCCGGATCAGCGGCGGCGGGGCGATGTTCATCGAGCCCGGCAACACCATCACGTACTCGCTCTCCGTCCCCGACGCCCTGGTGCAGGGGCTGTCCTTCACCGACAGCTATGCCTATCTCGACGACTGGGTGCTCGGCGCCCTCGGCGACATGGGCGTCAAGGCCTGGTACCAGCCCCTCAACGACATCGCCACGGACGCCGGGAAGATCGCGGGAGCGGCGCAGAAGCGGATGGTGGCGGGCGAGGGCGCGGTCCTGCACCACGTGACGATGGCGTACGACATCGACGCCGCCAAGATGACGGACGTGCTGCGGATCGGTCGCGAGAAGCTCTCCGACAAGGGCACCAAGAGCGCGAAGAAGCGCGTGGACCCGCTGCGCCGCCAGACGGGTCTGCCGCGCGAGGCCGTCATCGAGCGGATGATCGGCTCCTTCCGGGACCGCTACGGCCTGTCCGAGGGTCACGTCACGGAGGAGGAGATGGCCCTGGCCAAGGAGCTGGCGGCGACGAAGTTCGGCACACAGGAGTGGACGGCCCGGGTGCCGTAGCCCTGCGGGCTCTCGTAGGCTCGCCGGATGCGTGTCGAACGGCCGGTGAAACCGGGTCTGCGGATGGAGAGCGCCGACGGGCGACGACTGGTCCTGGTGCAGGGCGACGCCCCCGTGCTCTTCGCCCGGCAGCGCGTCACGCGCCGAGGGCTGCACTACGCACGGACCGGCCGGTACGTCTCCCCGCTCGCGCCGCTGCGGGCCGAACAGGCACGCGTCTTCGCCGAGTTCGCCGAACCGGGCTCGCAGGAGTGGGCCGAGCGCTGGGCCGCGTACGCCGAGGCCGCCTTGCGCGGGGCCACCAACAGCCCTCTCCATGAGGGGGATTGGCATCTCGCTCCGGATGTCCGCCGCTGGTTCGTGGACGGCAACTGGCCCAAGCTCCTCTCCCATGACCCCGACCGGGGTCATCTCACCTGGTTCGGCTACGGCGATCCGGAGGAGGACGCCCGCGATCTGCTGCCGCTGCGGGCGCTGTCGCACCCGGAGGCGCCCCGTGTGAAGGCGTACCGGCGCCAGTTTCGCGAGGGTGTCCTGCCGCCGGTCCTGCTCTGGTGGATCAGCGGCCTCAACTCCCCTGTGGTGCTGGACGGTCACGACCGGCTGACCGCCGCGCTCGCCGAGGGCGGCCGCCCTCGCGTCCTGATCCTGTCCCGGGCGGTGGACGAGCGCTGGATCGCCCTCTGCTCCGAGCGTCCGGTCCTGGAGTACGAGAAGAGGATGGCCGCCCTCGAAGGCCCCCTCGCGGCGGTTCACGCAGCCGCCGCGGGCGGCCGGCTGGCGGATGACCTCAGGAGCATCACCCTCGCCCCCGACCTGACCAGGGCCTGGCCGCTGCCCGGCGGCGTGGCGGCCTGGGAGGCGGCCGCCGCCGGGCACGTACCGGGCTGGGCCCCGGACGCCGACGGCTAGAGGCCGGGCGGGTGGTGGACGAACCACTTCCGCTCGTCCTCCAGTTGGGCCGCGAGCGAGATCAGGAGCGGTTCGCTGTCCGCCGGACCGAGGAGCTGCGCGCCGACCGGGAGCCCGTCGGGTGTGAAGCCGGCGGGGACGTTCACGCCGGGCCAGCCGAGGACGTTCCAGGGCCAGGCGTAGGGGCAGGCGGAGGCGATGGTCAGGTCCGTGCGCCAGGCGGGCATCGCGTCGAAGGTGCCGATCCGGGGCGGTGGCGCGGCCGTCGTCGGGGCAAGGAGGACGTCGTACGTGTCGAAGAGCGCGCCGATCCTGCGACGCTGGTACGCCTCCCTGGCGCGCGCGGCGCGCAGGGCGCGGCCGCCGAGGCGGTGGCCGGTGCGGGTGGCGCTGCGGGTGCGCGGGTCGAGCAGCGCGGGCTGGGGGTGCCGGTCGGCGTACTCGGCGATCCCTGCGGTCGCGCGGGGCAGGAAGCTCAGCCCGATGAGGCCGTAGCGCGGGCGAGCCTCCTCCACCGTGTGACCGAGTGAGGCAAGGGTCTCGGCGAGGTCGGTGACGGCCCCCCGTATGCCGGGGTCGAGCGGGTTGTACGTGGCGGTGAAGGGCGGCCGCAGGGCGAGCGCGATCCGCAGCCGCCCGGGCTCCCGGCGCGTGGCGGCCGAGGCGTCCACGGCGGTCGGCCGGTACCGGTCGCCGGGGTGCGGCCCGGCGACCGCGTCGAGGAGCAGCGCGGCGTCCCGGACGGTCCGGGCGAGGGGGCCGTTGACGGTCAGGCCCTGGAAGCAGTCGTCGTACGGATGGACGGAGACGCGGCCGCGCTGGGGCTTGATGCCGACGAGATGCGTCCAGGCGGCCGGGATCCGGATGGACCCCGCCCCGTCGGAGCCGAGCGCGGCGGGCACGAGCCCGGCGGCGACGGCCGCGGCGGAGCCGCCGGAGGAACCGCCGGGTGTGCGGCCGGTGTTCCAGGGGTTGCGGGTGGCGCCGAAGGCGTGGCCCTCGGTGAACGGCCACTGCCCCAGCTCGCAGGAGTTGGTCTTGCCGACGATCACGGCCCCGGCGGCCTTCAGTCTCCGTACGGCCTCGCCGTCCTCGGCCGCGTCGGGGATGTCCCCGGCGCAGCCGAAGCGGGTGGGCAGGCCGGCCACGTCGGTGTCGTCCTTCACGGCCAGAGGCACGCCGAGGAGCGGCAGCCGCTCCCCCGCCGCGAGCCGGCGGTCGGCCTCTGCCGCCTCGGCGAGGGCGGCCTCGGGCCGGGTGCAGCGGAAGGCGTTGAGGGTGGGCTGCGTGGCCTCGATCCGGTCGAGCGCGGATCGGACGAGGGCGGTCGAGGTGACCGCTCCCTCGGCCAACTGCCGTGCCCGTTCGGCCAGTCCGGTGTACTCGGCCGTGGTCACGGCAGCCCCCTCGTCGCAGCGATGCCGGAACCCTACTGGAGCGTAACCTCGTTGTCAGCCGCCTTCCGCCGCCCTGCCATGAGGGCCGTGTAGAGGACCAGGGCGGCGGCGAGGCCGACGGCCCAGCCGTAGTCGGCGAGCGGACGGAGGAACGGGATGAGCCCGTCCTCGGGGAAGGGGCCCTTGCCGGGGGCCGAGTGCGAGCCGCCGACCGCCAGGACGCCGCCGACGGCGAAGGCGAGGACGGCGGCCGGGTTCCAGCCGCCCCGGTACCAGTAGGGGCCGTCCGACCGGTAGAGACCGGCGAGGTCGAGGACGGTCCGGCGGACGATCCAGTAGTCGGCGATGAGGATGCCGGCCACCGTACCGAGGAGTCCGCCGACCAGGCCGAGCCAGGTGAAGATGTACAGCTCGGGGGTCTCGGTCAGCTTCCACGGCATGATCAGGACGCCCACGACACCCGTGATCAGCGCACCGGTACGGAAGTTGACGATCTTCGGCGCGAGGTTGGCGAGGTCGTACGCGGGTGAGACCACGTTCGCCGCGATGTTGACCGAGATCGTGGCGACGAGCACGGTCACGAGGGCGAAGAGCAGCCCGAAGACGTTGTCGGTCTTCGCGGCCAGGGCGACCGGGTCCCAGACGGGCGCCCCGTACACCGCCTGCGAGCCGGAGGTGACGAAGACGGAGAGCAGCGCGAAGAGCGTCATCGTGGTCGGCAGGCCGAGGGTCTGGCCCCAGATCTGGGCCCGCTGGCCGGCGCCGAAGCGGGTGAAGTCCGGGATGTTCAGGGACAGCGTCGACCAGAAGGCGATCATCCCCATGAGGGAGGGGAAGAACACCGGCCAGAAGTCCGCTCCCCAGCCCAGCCGCGAGGGCTGGTCGAGCAGCGGGCCGAACCCGCCCGCCTTGACGGCGATCCAGGCCAGCAGGACCAGCGCGCCGACGATGACGAAGGGAGCGGCCCAGTTCTCGAAGCGGCGCAGGGCCTCCATCCCCCGGTAGATGATGGCCAGTTCGAGGATCCAGAAGAGCAGGAAGCAGAGCCAGAGCGTCCACGGCTGGCCGCCGACCCGGGCGGCCTCGGACCAGCCGCCGAAGACCTTGTCGAGCAGGATGAAGATGCCCTGCCCGCCGATCCAGGTCTGGATGCCGAACCAGGCGCAGGCGACCCCGGCGCGGATCAGCGCGGGCAGATTGGCCCCGCGCAGCCCGAACGAGGCGCGGGCGAGGACCGGGAAGGGGATGCCGTACTTGGGTCCCGCGTGCCCGGTGAGGAGCATCGGAAGCAGCACGATGACGTTCGCCAGGGCGATGGTGAACACCGCCTGCTTCCAGTCCATGCCGAGGGCGACGAGACCGGAGGCGAGCAGCCAGGAGGGGATGTTGTGGGCCATGCCGACCCACAGCGCCGCGAAGTTGTACGTGGTCCAGCGGCGCCGTTCGACGGGGACGGGCAGCAGGTCGTCATTGACGAAGCGGGGGTCGGCCGGGACCGCGCCCGGCGCGAGCTCGACACGGTGGGCGGATATCCGGGGTCTGTCCGAGGGGGCGGTGGCGGTCATCCTTGCGGAACCCTTCGTTCGGGGACGGAACGAGGCCGTGCGGGGCGTGGGGGGTTCGACGGGGAGCCGGTCGGGCGTCGATGGCGGATGATCTCGGAGCCGTACGCGTCGATGGTAGGGCTTCCCGGGCGTGTCGGCGCCGAACGCGCACGGTCTGCGCGCGACGACCCCGCACACCTCCTCCGGGCCGCACTCGGCGTGCGGCGCTCCTCGAACCGTCAGGCGCTCGTGAGGACGACGAGCCGCTGGGTCGCCCGGGTCATCGCGACATAGCGGTCGACCGCTCCTTCGACGCCCTCGCCGAACGTCTCCGGGTCGATGAGGACGACCAGGTCGAATTCGAGCCCCTTCGACAGTTCCGGGGTCAGCGACCGGACACGGGAGGTCTCCCGGAACGTGCCCTCGCCGGTGTCACCGGTGCCGATGACGCAGGCGATCCCCTCGGCATGCGTGGCGAGCCAGGTGTCGAGGACCGAGTCCAGTTCCGTGACGGATCCGTGGACGACGGGGACGCCGTTGCTGCGGATGGAGGTCGGCACGTTGGCGTCCGGGAGCACGGCCCGGATGACCGGCTCGGCTTCCGTCATGACCTCTTCCGGCGTGCGGTAGTTGACGCTCAGGGAGGCCATGGTGATCCGGTTCAGCCCGACCCGTTCGAGCCGCTCCTCCCACGACTCCGTGAACCCGTGCCTGGCCTGGGCGCGGTCCCCGACGATGGTGAGGCTCCGGGACGGGCAGCGGAGCAGCAGCATCTGCCATTCCGCGTCGGTCAGTTCCTGGGCCTCGTCCACGACGATGTGCGCGAACGGGCCCGCGAGCAGGTCCCGGTCGGTGGTGGGCAGTGCGGAGTCGTCGATCAGGCTGTCCTGGAGGTCCTTTCCGCGCAGCATCGTGACCGCGCCCTCACCGTCGTCGTCGGCGGCGAGCACGTTGTCGATGACGCCGGCCATGCGCTCGCGTTCGGCGGCGACAGCGGCGTCGCGCCGGCGCTTGCGCAGGGACGCCTCCGGGTCTCCGAGCCGCTGCCGCGCCGCGTCGAGGAGCGGCAGGTCGGACACCGTCCAGGCGTGGGGGGCCTCCTTGCGCTGGAGCTTGCGCACGTCCTCGCGGTCGAGCCAGGGCGCGCACATCCGCAGGTAGGCGGGGACCGACCACAGGTCGCCGACGAGGTCGGTCGCTTCGAGCAGCGGCCACGCCCCGTTGAGGGTCCTGACCAGCTCCCTGTCCCGCATGAGCGACGCGCGGAACTGCTCGGGCGAGACGTCGCCGTCGAACTTGTCCATGAGGATCGTGACCAGTTCCTCCCAGATCTGTTCGCGCGCCTCGTTGTGCGCGGTGCCTCGTCCCGCCGCCTCGAACGCCTCGGCCCAGTCGTCGGCGCTCAGCCGGATGTCGGCCCAGTCGGTCGTGACCGTCATCCCCTCGGCGGGCGGCTCCTCGTAGAACCTGACGGCCTTCTCGATCGCCTTCACCATGTCCGCGGACGACTTCAGGCGGGCCACGTCCGGGTCGGTCTCGACCCCCGCCGTGGCGCCCTCGTCGACGAGGTCCCGCAGGGTGCAGGTCTGCACGCCCTCCTCGCCGAGGCTGGGCAGGACGTCTTCCACGTACGCCAGGTAGGGCCGGTGCGGACCGACGAACAGCACGCCGCCCCGACGGTGACCGAGACGGGGGTCGGAGTAGAGGAGGTGGGCGGTGCGGTGCAGGGCGACGACGGTCTTGCCGGTGCCAGGACCGCCGTCGACGACGAGCGCACCACGGGATTCCGCCCGGATGATGGCGTCCTGGTCGGCCTGGATGGTGGCGAGCACGTCCCGCATCCGGGACGACCGGTTGCCGCCCAGGCCGGCGATGAACGCGGACTGGTCGTCGAGCGCGGCATGCCCCTCGAGCGCGTCGGCGGTGAACACCTCGTCCCAGTAGTCGCTGATCCGGCCGCGGGTCCAGCGGTACCTGCGGCGGCTCGTCAGACCCATCGGGTCGGCGTGGGTCGCCGCGAAGAACGGCTCGGCGGCGGGCGAGCGCCAGTCGATCAGCAGCCGTCGACCGGCGCTGTCGGTGAGGCCGAGCCGTCCGATGTACACGGGCTCGGGGCTGTCCACGCCGACGACGTGTCCGAGGCACAGGTCCAGGCCGAAGCGACGCAAGGTGCGCAGCCGACCGCTGAGCCGGTGGATCTCCATGTCCCGCTCCATCGCCTCACGGCCGACCCCGCCGGGCGCCTTGCGCACGGCGTCGAGGCGGTCGGACAGTTCGGCGATCGCCTGCTCGAGGCTCTCCGCGATGGCGGCGAAGTGCTGCTCGTCGTCGGCGATCAGCCGCGGGTCGGCCTTGGGGGCGAGGCGGTCGGGAAGGTCGAACGCGCTGGTGGTCAGGTGGTGCATCACACGCACTTGGTGAATCTCCCGTTTCCGCAGGTTGTGGCTTCGGCCTGCGAATTCTGCGGCACGACCCGGGCCTTGCCGCAAGCCCCCCGGTGCGCTATACGTTAAGAGTGGCGGGGAGTGGGTGCGCTCGTGTGCCCAAGCGCCAGGTGTGACGAGGCGGCCTCCAGGGCGATGCCGGGACGATCTGCACGCCGTAGGCGTCGACGGACGGTCACCTCTCTCAACGAGCTTCGCTCCTCATGGAGTTGCGCGATGGCTGTCCCATGACCAGGGTCCATGCGGAGATTCGGCCCCGGCCGACGGTTGTCGGCCGGGGCCCGGCTCGGTCAGCCGGTCTCACGCCACCAGGCGGGGGACACGCTGAGGCTCCACAGTTCGCCCCTCTCTCCCTGGGCGTCGGCATCCACCCGGACGATGAGCCGCGCACCGGACCCGGGGACCCGGTAGCGGCGGAAGTCCGTGGCCGTCGCGTCGCCATCCGGTTCGACCGAGCGACCCAGTTCGTTGATCGCCGCGATCAGGTCCTCGGCGCGCGCCGAAGAGGCGAAGGCGCCGTACGAGTTGCGAAGGGCGGCCACCACGGCCGACTCCGGGTCCCACCTCAACCGGTGCACCTGCACGCTGATTCCGAAGCAGGGCCAGGAACCCCGCTCCTCCTGGAACGACAGCTCCACGAGCCCGTAGTCCCGGCGCCGGAGCCCCGCGTCCGCGTCGTCGACGTAGTCGTCGCCCAGCCGGTCCGCCCACTCGGCGGGCTGCGCGCCGAGCGGCCTTCCTTCATGGCCTTGGCGCTGGACTCGAACACCTCCTTGACCCCCTTCGTCACCCTGATCATGTCCGCGCGCACCTTCGGGTCGGCCTTGATCGCCACGACGACGGCGTCGACCTGCTTCTGCGTGGCCGTGCCGCGCGACAGGT harbors:
- a CDS encoding Lrp/AsnC family transcriptional regulator codes for the protein MDAVDFQIIHELQADGRLSNQDLADRIRLSPSPCLRRVRRLEESGLISGYTAMVDQVAFGLPITVFVRIRLERHTADAVNVFEEHVGLIDHIQDCYLMAGSSDYLLRVVIESLEAYEVLVRTRIHAIPGIASIESSFAFGSVKQSKVFPRPGVPSRPRAGGPVR
- a CDS encoding O-acetyl-ADP-ribose deacetylase, which encodes MSTQPSLVLVRGDITEQHVDAIVNAANSSLLGGGGVDGAIHRKGGPAILEECRKLRAGHYGGGLRTGRAVATTAGRLDARWVIHTVGPVWSREEDRSEQLASCYRESLRVADELGARTVAFPAVSTGIYGWPMDDGARIAVETVRATRTNVEEVRFVLFDEAAYAAFESALT
- a CDS encoding phytoene desaturase family protein — translated: MPSMLDAVVVGAGPNGLTAAVELARRGFSVAVFEAKSTVGGGARTEELTLPGFLHDPCSAVHPLGVGSPVFKTMPLERYGLEWLHPHLPMAHPWDDGTAAVLSRSVAETAASFGPRDAGTYRRLVAPYLGKWDTLTRDFMSLPLTALPRDPVTLARFGLDGLRPSTWLMRRFQDDKARALFAGLVGHVIAPLGGFATTAVGLVFALAAHEGGWPMPRGGSQSISDALTAYLKALGGAVHTDYEVKRLDDLPPARAYVFDTSPTALARIAGFGGYYDAYRYGASVFKVDYALDGPVPWTAQAPRTAGTVQIGPTSGEIGAALRQASSGTAPRAPFLITAQPSLVDPARAPEGKHVFWAYGHVPNGWEGDLTDAIERQIERFAPGFRDLVLARATAGPPELAARNANYVGGDIACGAARGLQLLLRPKLSLFPYNTPHPAVFLCSSATPPGPGVHGMSGHNAAKAVWRRLRATRN
- a CDS encoding inositol monophosphatase family protein, which encodes MIEDFLDHVLAGGTTEVEEALRKAAAAEIMPRFRQLAAHEIVEKNGPHDLVTVADRAAEAHLTASLTELLPGSVVVGEEAVHADPAVYDALQGDAPVWIVDPVDGTRQFVRGEPGFCTLVALARRGEVLASWTYAPALDEMAVAVRGRGATLNGEPIRSGSPAPGAVLEVATSHPDYTTPDQKRALLGLNADGVHPRPCGSAGLEYLDVARGLIDALAFSWEYAWDHAAGLLLVTEAGGEHTTLAGEPFRITGGNALPFTAARDRATADRIRTLLRGH
- a CDS encoding lipoate--protein ligase family protein; translation: MHGEYKVPGGKLVVVDLETRDGVLADVRVAGDFFLEPDEAILAIDRALEGAPADTDAPGLAARIDAALPPGTEMFGLTTEGIGVAVRRALAHATDWTDYDWQLIHESPQSPALHMALDEVLTAEVSAGRRAPTLRVWEWGAPAVVIGSFQSLRNEVDPEAAERHGFEVVRRISGGGAMFIEPGNTITYSLSVPDALVQGLSFTDSYAYLDDWVLGALGDMGVKAWYQPLNDIATDAGKIAGAAQKRMVAGEGAVLHHVTMAYDIDAAKMTDVLRIGREKLSDKGTKSAKKRVDPLRRQTGLPREAVIERMIGSFRDRYGLSEGHVTEEEMALAKELAATKFGTQEWTARVP
- a CDS encoding amidase, whose translation is MTTAEYTGLAERARQLAEGAVTSTALVRSALDRIEATQPTLNAFRCTRPEAALAEAAEADRRLAAGERLPLLGVPLAVKDDTDVAGLPTRFGCAGDIPDAAEDGEAVRRLKAAGAVIVGKTNSCELGQWPFTEGHAFGATRNPWNTGRTPGGSSGGSAAAVAAGLVPAALGSDGAGSIRIPAAWTHLVGIKPQRGRVSVHPYDDCFQGLTVNGPLARTVRDAALLLDAVAGPHPGDRYRPTAVDASAATRREPGRLRIALALRPPFTATYNPLDPGIRGAVTDLAETLASLGHTVEEARPRYGLIGLSFLPRATAGIAEYADRHPQPALLDPRTRSATRTGHRLGGRALRAARAREAYQRRRIGALFDTYDVLLAPTTAAPPPRIGTFDAMPAWRTDLTIASACPYAWPWNVLGWPGVNVPAGFTPDGLPVGAQLLGPADSEPLLISLAAQLEDERKWFVHHPPGL
- a CDS encoding NCS1 family nucleobase:cation symporter-1 gives rise to the protein MTATAPSDRPRISAHRVELAPGAVPADPRFVNDDLLPVPVERRRWTTYNFAALWVGMAHNIPSWLLASGLVALGMDWKQAVFTIALANVIVLLPMLLTGHAGPKYGIPFPVLARASFGLRGANLPALIRAGVACAWFGIQTWIGGQGIFILLDKVFGGWSEAARVGGQPWTLWLCFLLFWILELAIIYRGMEALRRFENWAAPFVIVGALVLLAWIAVKAGGFGPLLDQPSRLGWGADFWPVFFPSLMGMIAFWSTLSLNIPDFTRFGAGQRAQIWGQTLGLPTTMTLFALLSVFVTSGSQAVYGAPVWDPVALAAKTDNVFGLLFALVTVLVATISVNIAANVVSPAYDLANLAPKIVNFRTGALITGVVGVLIMPWKLTETPELYIFTWLGLVGGLLGTVAGILIADYWIVRRTVLDLAGLYRSDGPYWYRGGWNPAAVLAFAVGGVLAVGGSHSAPGKGPFPEDGLIPFLRPLADYGWAVGLAAALVLYTALMAGRRKAADNEVTLQ
- the helR gene encoding RNA polymerase recycling motor ATPase HelR, with amino-acid sequence MHHLTTSAFDLPDRLAPKADPRLIADDEQHFAAIAESLEQAIAELSDRLDAVRKAPGGVGREAMERDMEIHRLSGRLRTLRRFGLDLCLGHVVGVDSPEPVYIGRLGLTDSAGRRLLIDWRSPAAEPFFAATHADPMGLTSRRRYRWTRGRISDYWDEVFTADALEGHAALDDQSAFIAGLGGNRSSRMRDVLATIQADQDAIIRAESRGALVVDGGPGTGKTVVALHRTAHLLYSDPRLGHRRGGVLFVGPHRPYLAYVEDVLPSLGEEGVQTCTLRDLVDEGATAGVETDPDVARLKSSADMVKAIEKAVRFYEEPPAEGMTVTTDWADIRLSADDWAEAFEAAGRGTAHNEAREQIWEELVTILMDKFDGDVSPEQFRASLMRDRELVRTLNGAWPLLEATDLVGDLWSVPAYLRMCAPWLDREDVRKLQRKEAPHAWTVSDLPLLDAARQRLGDPEASLRKRRRDAAVAAERERMAGVIDNVLAADDDGEGAVTMLRGKDLQDSLIDDSALPTTDRDLLAGPFAHIVVDEAQELTDAEWQMLLLRCPSRSLTIVGDRAQARHGFTESWEERLERVGLNRITMASLSVNYRTPEEVMTEAEPVIRAVLPDANVPTSIRSNGVPVVHGSVTELDSVLDTWLATHAEGIACVIGTGDTGEGTFRETSRVRSLTPELSKGLEFDLVVLIDPETFGEGVEGAVDRYVAMTRATQRLVVLTSA